One window from the genome of Leishmania panamensis strain MHOM/PA/94/PSC-1 chromosome 13 sequence encodes:
- a CDS encoding hypothetical protein (TriTrypDB/GeneDB-style sysID: LpmP.13.1030) produces the protein MPPTNPREWATKVRAKTPQLLEVGKPVPKAVFSFGGGGFLVTYALGVALYLQQEKKELLASSFLLGAGSGVLPAVALACGPRAVNLEHIRDFIVNNRFVVTDEEKRIKTIAAGINQLLPRNAVDLVKGRLALTIGFSNKDPGYMTQAKENVYFGHHIAEWTDFDDLAQNIIAATAPNTQKPCVFRGADNVLRGTMMSLSSELDQYCRHVYIHSYAGYRYNRNQARHNIMFGRHGYIGNTHFSFPKQVLLAFAPLIGGDVRKAELLEAYDVGYNDARRYERWEEDPYYFAKADRSPSDDFNFRNLRANLFGGKTASERFEL, from the coding sequence atGCCGCCCACCAATCCACGAGAGTGGGCAACGAAGGTGCGGGCGAAGACCCCGCAGTTGCTGGAGGTGGGCAAACCGGTGCCGAAGGCAGTCTTTAgcttcggcggcggcggtttcCTCGTCACATACGCCCTGGGCGTAGCACTTTACctgcagcaagagaagaaggagcTCCTGGCCAGCAGCTTCCTGCTAGGCGCGGGGTCTGGGGTATTgccggcagtggcgctggcgtGTGGGCCGCGTGCCGTCAACCTCGAGCACATCCGCGACTTCATCGTGAACAACCGATTTGTTGTAACGGACGAGGAGAAGCGGATCAAGACGATCGCGGCCGGCATCAATCAACTTCTGCCGAGGAACGCCGTGGACTTGGTGAAGGGCCGCCTCGCCTTGACGATCGGCTTCTCAAACAAGGATCCGGGGTACATGACACAAGCAAAGGAGAACGTCTACTTTGGTCACCACATTGCGGAGTGGACTGACTTCGATGACCTCGCGCAGAACATCATCGCGGCGACCGCGCCAAACACACAGAAGCCGTGCGTGTTCCGGGGGGCGGACAACGTACTGCGTGGCACGATGATGTCACTCAGCAGCGAGCTCGACCAGTATTGCCGGCATGTTTACATACACAGCTACGCTGGGTACCGCTACAACAGGAACCAAGCACGGCACAACATCATGTTTGGCCGCCACGGGTACATAGGCAACACACACTTTTCCTTTCCGAAGCAGGTACTCTTGGCCTTCGCTCCACTGATAGGTGGCGACGTGCGCAAGGCGGAACTGCTCGAGGCGTATGACGTGGGTTACAACGATGCTCGACGCTACGAGCGGTGGGAAGAGGATCCATACTACTTTGCCAAGGCAGATCGGTCGCCGAGTGATGACTTTAACTTCCGCAATCTGCGCGCCAACCTATTCGGCGGCAAGACCGCGTCAGAACGGTTTGAGCTGtga
- a CDS encoding calmodulin, putative (TriTrypDB/GeneDB-style sysID: LpmP.13.1040) gives MESLSESELKELKEIFDLVDSDHSGVISLQELRKLMITLHLKPSEQELEEVFEETCSLPSTTNASASSPSSASSLPLQPSPIAAAVTHDGSVASTSSNEIRATARVAGRHGKPGSFPSDEAAVAAAARTVTFPQFAAMMARRMQSDYTAKQLRNAFQLFESPDMPEGFVSAGVLAHALATYGSQKLEKEEIDRLMAAIDPNNTGRVNYYEFVDTVTG, from the coding sequence ATGGAGAGCCTCTCTGAAAGCGAGCTGAAGGAGTTGAAGGAAATTTTTGACCTCGTCGACTCCGACCACTCCGGCGTCATCTCACTCCAGGAACTGCGCAAGCTCATGATAACCCTGCATCTGAAGCCAAGTGAACAGGAGCTAGAAGAAGTTTTTGAGGAGACATGCAGTCTGCCGTCCACCACCAACGCGAGTGCcagctctccctcctcagcgtcgtctttgccgctgcagccctcCCCCATAGCTGCCGCCGTGACTCatgacggcagcgtcgcgagcacctccagcaaCGAGATCAGGGCGACCGCCAGGGTGGCAGGAAGACATGGCAAGCCCGGCTCCTTCCCTTCTGACGAggcagccgtcgccgcagcggcgcgcacggTGACTTTTCCACAGTTTGCCGCCATGATGGCGCGCCGCATGCAGTCCGACTACACCGCCAAGCAGCTTCGTAACGCCTTCCAGCTCTTCGAATCCCCTGACATGCCGGAGGGATTCGTATCAGCAGGTGTGCTGGCCCACGCCCTGGCAACGTATGGGTCACAGAAGCtcgagaaggaggagatTGATCGCCTCATGGCCGCCATTGACCCAAACAATACGGGTCGAGTGAACTACTACGAGTTTGTGGACACCGTGACGGGGTGA